The following are encoded together in the Lathyrus oleraceus cultivar Zhongwan6 chromosome 3, CAAS_Psat_ZW6_1.0, whole genome shotgun sequence genome:
- the LOC127131733 gene encoding uncharacterized protein LOC127131733 has product MNLSNSPWLHNLIYTTSEVGKAKCPTPYEISNVYLKAEYKEMLEWINSMKITWQERQTTIMCDGWTDSINHTHIMNFLVYCHKGTVFWKFVDASDVDSRNTDYYFQLLDKVMEEVGEEYVVQVVTDNEVTLKAVGQKLMEKRPHLYLSSCATHCLDLCLEDIGKNKSIHNLLSEAKMVTTFIYNHTYIVSLMKKYTGGRDIVRPGVTRFTTQFLQLQAIVRQKEGLENMFNSEEFTKTKYGKEKKGPGYEARKIVMSRDFWSKANDIMKVFEKIVKVFRLVDGHEKPTMSFIYEAIDREKQAIQQNSRYHSKYNDIIEKRWKFMHSDLHSAETFNGTTNVIMKIERNMDDQIKALNQLTLFREKSETFGTPLAQKSWFKIDASQWWEYHGSCAPELQRLAMKVVSQTTSATNYDENVDDNSETNESGGGLSPPSSNSGDGGGNEVDNGREGGDDEGEDDELDPYHETPPNYRRYRNLTDMDRSDNLLIETRGNVSQSGRKRKRKQNVPLEDSSSSSIAPSFSDFGIDDSSQSSQQSYPPVYQYSYFNSYNQYPSDQAHPKIIERLSQDKENHSHDNPTFPSSNVILPKRFKKRTLLKGKLQKRHKSWVEKQSIAKKKKLQLKGNHDKELTSHMAEEVSCSTPPAYELRQTQDVQFNFTTLLMLIDH; this is encoded by the exons ATGAATTTATCTAACTCTCCTTGGTTGCATAATTTGATTTATACTACTTCTGAAGTGGGAAAAGCCAAATGCCCAACTCCTTATGAAATCTCAAATGTTTACTTAAAAGCTGAATATAAGGAAATGTTAGAGTGGATAAATAGTATGAAAATAACTTGGCAAGAAAGACAAACAACAATAATGTGTGATGGTTGGACAGACAGTATCAACCATACTCATATTATGAATTTCTTGGTATATTGTCATAAAGGTACTGTATTTTGGAAATTTGTTGATGCTTCTGATGTTGATAGTAGAAACACTGACTACTACTTTCAATTATTGGATAAAGTTATGGAAGAAGTGGGTGAAGAGTATGTAGTTCAAGTGGTAACAGACAATGAAGTCACATTAAAAGCAGTTGGTCAAAAGCTTATGGAGAAGAGGCCACATTTATACTTGTCTTCTTGTGCAACTCATTGTTTAGATCTTTGTTTGGAGGATATAGGAAAAAATAAAAGCATACATAATTTATTAAGTGAAGCAAAAATGGTGACAACCTTCATCTATAACCACACATATATTGTGAGTCTCATGAAAAAATATACAGGTGGTAGAGATATTGTTCGTCCTGGTGTTACCCGATTTACAACACAATTTCTACAACTTCAAGCAATTGTGAGACAAAAGGAAGGTCTTGAAAACATGTTCAATTCCGAAGAATTTACAAAAACAAAATATGGTAAAGAAAAGAAAGGACCGGGATATGAAGCAAGGAAAATTGTTATGAGTAGGGACTTTTGGAGTAAGGCTAATGATATAATGAAAGTATTTGAGAAAATTGTAAAAGTTTTTAGACTAGTTGATGGTCATGAGAAACCAACAATGAGTTTCATATATGAAGCCATTGATCGGGAAAAACAAGCAATTCAACAAAATTCTCGTTATCATTCCAAATATAATGATATCATTGAGAAGCGTTGGAAATTCATGCATTCTGATCTTCATTCTGCTG AAACATTTAATGGAACAACTAATGTAATCATGAAGATAGAAAGAAACATGGATGATCAAATCAAAGCTTTAAACCAA TTAACACTTTTTAGAGAAAAGAGTGAAACTTTTGGTACACCTCTAGCTCAAAAATCTTGGTTTAAAATAGATGCAt CCCAATGGTGGGAATACCATGGTTCGTGTGCTCCTGAACTTCAACGTTTGGCTATGAAAGTTGTTAGTCAAACAACCTCTGCCACAAACT atgatgaaaatgttgatgatAATAGTGAAACTAATGAAAGTGGTGGTGGTTTAAGTCCACCAAGCAGTAATAGTGGTGATGGGGGTGGTAATGAAGTGGATAATGGACGTGAAGGTGGTGATGATGAAGGAGAAGATGATGAACTTGATCCATATCATGAAACACCACCAAATTATAGGCGTTATAGGAACTTGACTGATATGGATCGTTCTGACAACTTGTTAATTGAGACAAGAGGAAATGTGTCACAATCTGGAAGAAAGAGGAAAAGGAAACAAAATGTTCCACTTGAAGATTCTTCCTCTTCTAGTATTGCTCCTAGTTTTAGTGATTTTGGGATTGATGATTCATCACAAAGTAGTCAACAATCTTATCCACCTGTTTATCAATATTCATATTTCAACTCTTATAACCAATATCCTAGTGATCAAGCTCATCC GAAAATAATTGAACGTCTGTCACAAGACAAAGAAAATCATAGCCATGATAACCCGACATTTCCAAGTTCTAATGTTATTCTACCAAAGAGATTCAAGAAACGTACTCTCTTAAAGGGGAAATTACAAAAGCGACATAAAAGTTGGGTAGAGAAGCAATCTATTGCAAAAAAAAAGAAGCTCCAACTAAAAGGTAATCAT GATAAAGAACTAACAAGTCATATGGCCGAGGAAGTATCATGTTCGACACCTCCAGCTTATGAGCTCCGACAAACACAAGATGTCCAATTTAATTTTACAACGCTTTTGATG TTAATAGATCATTAA